In Haematobia irritans isolate KBUSLIRL chromosome 1, ASM5000362v1, whole genome shotgun sequence, a genomic segment contains:
- the mtd gene encoding TLD domain-containing protein mustard isoform X25 yields the protein MCELLLNPAMECEVLSMSNDDYRKSSIFQTGSFDLDFPIPDLIGTTEILTEEHREKLCGHLPARAEGYSWSLAFSTSQHGFSLNSLYRKMQRLESPILIVIQDTEQNVFGALTSCSLHVSDHFYGTGESLLYKFNPSFKVFHWTGENLYFIKGNVESLSIGAGDGRFGLWLDGDLNQGRSQSCSTYGNEPLAPQEDFVIKTLECWAFV from the exons GTGCTGTCTATGAGCAATGATGATTATCGTAAATCATCGATATTCCAGACAGGATCATTTGATTTAGATTTCCCAATACCAGATTTAATTGGAACAACAGAGATACTAACAGAGGAGCATCG tgAAAAACTTTGTGGACATTTACCTGCACGCGCTGAAGGCTATTCCTGGTCGTTGGCCTTTAGCACATCTCAACATGGATTCTCATTAAATTCATTATACCGCAAAATGCAGAGGCTTGAGAGCCCTATACTAATAGTAATACAAGACACAGAGCAAAAT GTATTTGGAGCTCTAACGTCATGTTCCCTGCATGTATCTGATCATTTCTATGGTACCGGCGAATCATTATTGTACAAATTCAATCCCAGCTTTAAGGTTTTCCATTGGACTGGTGAAAATCTGTACTTTATCAAAGGCAACGTTGAAAGTTTGTCAATTGGTGCTGGCGA tgGTCGTTTCGGTCTGTGGTTGGATGGTGATCTGAATCAAGGCCGTTCCCAATCCTGCAGTACATATGGCAATGAACCATTAGCGCCTCAAGAAGATTTTGTTATTAAAACTCTGGAATGCTGGGCATTTGtttaa
- the mtd gene encoding TLD domain-containing protein mustard isoform X24, with protein sequence MSNDDYRKSSIFQTGSFDLDFPIPDLIGTTEILTEEHREKLCGHLPARAEGYSWSLAFSTSQHGFSLNSLYRKMQRLESPILIVIQDTEQNVFGALTSCSLHVSDHFYGTGESLLYKFNPSFKVFHWTGENLYFIKGNVESLSIGAGDGRFGLWLDGDLNQGRSQSCSTYGNEPLAPQEDFVIKTLECWAFV encoded by the exons ATGAGCAATGATGATTATCGTAAATCATCGATATTCCAGACAGGATCATTTGATTTAGATTTCCCAATACCAGATTTAATTGGAACAACAGAGATACTAACAGAGGAGCATCG tgAAAAACTTTGTGGACATTTACCTGCACGCGCTGAAGGCTATTCCTGGTCGTTGGCCTTTAGCACATCTCAACATGGATTCTCATTAAATTCATTATACCGCAAAATGCAGAGGCTTGAGAGCCCTATACTAATAGTAATACAAGACACAGAGCAAAAT GTATTTGGAGCTCTAACGTCATGTTCCCTGCATGTATCTGATCATTTCTATGGTACCGGCGAATCATTATTGTACAAATTCAATCCCAGCTTTAAGGTTTTCCATTGGACTGGTGAAAATCTGTACTTTATCAAAGGCAACGTTGAAAGTTTGTCAATTGGTGCTGGCGA tgGTCGTTTCGGTCTGTGGTTGGATGGTGATCTGAATCAAGGCCGTTCCCAATCCTGCAGTACATATGGCAATGAACCATTAGCGCCTCAAGAAGATTTTGTTATTAAAACTCTGGAATGCTGGGCATTTGtttaa
- the mtd gene encoding TLD domain-containing protein mustard isoform X26, which yields MSLDKKVLSMSNDDYRKSSIFQTGSFDLDFPIPDLIGTTEILTEEHREKLCGHLPARAEGYSWSLAFSTSQHGFSLNSLYRKMQRLESPILIVIQDTEQNVFGALTSCSLHVSDHFYGTGESLLYKFNPSFKVFHWTGENLYFIKGNVESLSIGAGDGRFGLWLDGDLNQGRSQSCSTYGNEPLAPQEDFVIKTLECWAFV from the exons GTGCTGTCTATGAGCAATGATGATTATCGTAAATCATCGATATTCCAGACAGGATCATTTGATTTAGATTTCCCAATACCAGATTTAATTGGAACAACAGAGATACTAACAGAGGAGCATCG tgAAAAACTTTGTGGACATTTACCTGCACGCGCTGAAGGCTATTCCTGGTCGTTGGCCTTTAGCACATCTCAACATGGATTCTCATTAAATTCATTATACCGCAAAATGCAGAGGCTTGAGAGCCCTATACTAATAGTAATACAAGACACAGAGCAAAAT GTATTTGGAGCTCTAACGTCATGTTCCCTGCATGTATCTGATCATTTCTATGGTACCGGCGAATCATTATTGTACAAATTCAATCCCAGCTTTAAGGTTTTCCATTGGACTGGTGAAAATCTGTACTTTATCAAAGGCAACGTTGAAAGTTTGTCAATTGGTGCTGGCGA tgGTCGTTTCGGTCTGTGGTTGGATGGTGATCTGAATCAAGGCCGTTCCCAATCCTGCAGTACATATGGCAATGAACCATTAGCGCCTCAAGAAGATTTTGTTATTAAAACTCTGGAATGCTGGGCATTTGtttaa